In the genome of Anabaena cylindrica PCC 7122, the window GGGTGTAGAGGCAACAGATTTTATTATTGATGCCTTACAGAAAAAACTGCGGGATGAAGTGACTCCACCGGAAGAAGCGATCGCATTTCTGAAAAAAATTCTCCGGGATATGCTAGATGCACCAAATCAAGTTGCAGAAAGACCCAGTTTTGCTCCAGATAAAGAAAACCTGACCATTTGGTTAATTACCGGAGTCAATGGGGCTGGTAAAACTACCACAATCGGAAAAATTGCCCATTTAGCCCAAAAATCTGGTTATAAATGCTTAATTGGGGCTGCTGATACCTTCCGGGCTGCCGCTGTAGAACAAGTTAAAGTTTGGGGAAGCAGAAGCGGTGTAGAAGTTATAGCCAATCCAGGCAAGAATACAGATCCTGCCGCAGTGGTATTTGATGCGATCGCCGCAGCCCAATCACGAGGAACCGAATTACTCCTAATAGATACCGCCGGGCGACTACAAAACAAGAAAAACTTAATGGACGAATTAAGTAAAATTCGGAAAATTATTGACAAAAAAGCCCCAAATGCTCATATAGAATCACTCTTAGTTTTAGATTCTACCTTGGGACAAAATGGACTGCGCCAAGCTGAAGTCTTTTCCCAAGCAGCCCAACTAAGTGGCGTTGTCTTAACAAAGCTAGATGGTACAGCCAAAGGAGGAGTTGCCCTAGCAGTTGTGCAGCAACTAGGTTTACCCATTCGCTTTATTGGTGCAGGAGAAGGCATTGAAGACTTGCGCCCATTTTCTAGCTATGAGTTTGTTGAAGCACTATTAAATGGCTAGTGTAGGAAAGCTAGAAGCAGGGGGGAGAAAAAAGTCGTCATTGATAATTTGCGGGCAAGATGCCCGCACCACAAGAAACTTTAAGAAACTTTTGGGTATTTTTTTGATTGGAAGTCCCTAAAGTTGGTTTAATCTACCTTTTCACCCTCTTTGATTGATAGTTGTTGTTGCTATGTTGTGCTAAATACCTACGCAAAAATATTTAGCCATTTTTCAACACCAAGGAAATCGCTGTATTATTTCACCATTTCCCCCTTCCCTATTCCCTGAAATATTCAAAATCAACCCAAATTTGTAGAAATTACTGTTCAAATTGGGATCGTAGCTAATGCCTGAAAGCTTTTTGCTTCCTTGCATTCAGCAAAAATGAAATACAGAAAACAGTATATTTGCTAAAATAATTATTTTTTTTACAATAAATGGCTAACTTCTGCTAAAATTGCACACTAAAGCCATTTTGCCAATTATCGAAGTAGTTTATCTAATGCAACAGCAAGTTTACTTGATTACTGCAACAGGTATCCACAAGCAAGGGTGAAATGTTTGCAATCTATAAATTTACATTCTTCTTTTACAGGCAGGATGGTAAATCTTTTTTTCCTTATTCCTAAAAAAACGCACTCATCAAGAAACAACCTTGTAAATTCATTGCTTCAAGATTCCTAAGGCTTACTCTGCAAGTGTAGTATATGGGGTTTTTTGCTAACAAAGTTTTATTTCTCAAGATATATGAATTACCAATTAAGTCATGGAAAAATTATAAGCCTTCTATAACGTAATCCTCGTTACAGTTTTTTACTGCCCAATCTTCAAATAAATAAAGAGGTGACTGTAAATTCCTAAAAATATAATACTCATAAAAATCACATCCTCAGCTTTTTTACTCTTGCTAAAATGACTAATTTTGTCCAATATGATTGAACAATGCCTAAGAAAAAGGATTTGTAAAAAATCATAAATCTGCAATCTGTTAATATCAAGTGCAATAATTATTTACCTGTGTCTCAAGTGCCTTCTCACCCCACTGAAAGTAATAGTAGTGCCACGACAGATGTCACTCCAGTCGTGGCACTGAAAGAACTTGTGGCCAGGCTACATCGTGAACAGAACAAAATTCAAGATTTGCTCAGTTCTTTAGGATTTGCCCTCAGAAGCTTCAATAATTTGAATCAGTTCTTAGAATTGATTCCTCTTATGGCAACCAGAGTAACTGATGCTGAAGGTAGCGCCCTTTTTCTCTACAAACCCAATGGTCAAATTAGGCTAGAACAACTGCATTGGCAGGATAGTCAGCAAAGAAAAAATATCCGCAAAGCTTTAGAAAATGCCAGTAGTCAAATTACACTTGTACCTAATTCAGTTCCTTTAGCAACAACTACAGGTATTTTAGATGCTCAGATGCATCACTATTTAGGGCCAGATGTACAAATTTTTGGCACTGCAATTTTAGTTAAGCATACAGAACGCGGTTGGCTTTACGTTTTAAGCCGTGATCCTGATTATAGTTGGACAGAAACCAGACAAAAATTAGTGAGATTAGTTGCAGATCAAACGGCTGTAGCGATTGAAAATGATGAATTAGCGGTAGAACTGAGGAAAAAAGAACGCTTAGATCAAGAATTAGAAATTGGTGCAGAAATTCAACGCCGACTTTTACCGCGTCAATGTCCTAGTATTCCTGGTGTTGTTTTGGCTGCACGTTGTAAACCGGCTAATCGAGTCGGTGGAGATTACTACGATTTTATTCCTACAAATCATCATCAATTGCCCTCAAATAATCATAAAGGCAGTGCAGAAGATGCCTGTTGGGGTTTGGTAATTGGGGATGTTATGGGTAAAGGTGTTCCCGCTGGGTTGATTATGACAATGATGCGAGGAATGCTGAGAGGTGAAGTATTGCATGGTAATTCCGCAGCCGGAATTTTGCAAAATTTGAATCGAGTCATGTACGCGGATTTGGAAAATTCCCACCGTTTTGTGACTTTGTTTTACTCAGAATATAATCCTCGCACACGGATTTTGTCTTACAGTAATGCCGCACATAATCCTCCTTTCTGGTGGCACGCGGCTACAAAAAATGTGACTCGTTTGGATACTTTAGGGATGCTGATTGGCTTAGATGCTAATAGCCAATATGAAGATGCCCATGTTCAGTTAGAATCTGGAGATACGATTATTTATTATACAGATGGTTTGACGGATGCATCTGCGGCTGGGGGCGATCGCTTTGATGAAGAAAATTTTATCACTTCTTTTAACTTCGCTTGTCGTTATTGCAACGGCCCACAGGAAATTGTCGATTATTTATTTGATAAGGTTGAGGAATTCATCGGGCCAGATAAGCAAAATACCGATGATATGACCTTGGTAGTTTTACAGATTTTGTGATGGGTTAAGGTAAAAATTCCATATCCAGTATTTGAGTCACTGAGTAAGGTAAATCTGCTGGAAAGGTATTTTGGGGAATTTCAGTTTCGTTGCTGGCTAGTTTTTTTCCTCTGCGGTAGCAATCAGCTAAAACTTCTTCTAGATAAGGATTAAGACTAGGACTATCTTGGAGTAAATCTTCAATGCGGTTTCGTTGTTCTGCGATCGCATTTTGCCAAGAGCCACTTCGCAAACTGGGCTGATATTGCCATTTTAGCAAATGCTGTAACAATACTTCTAATCGGCTTTTCAACTCTCGTCGGTCTGACCTTCCCAAGCTTTCAATCTCCTCAACCACCGCATCCCAATCAACCCTATCCCATTTTTCCGCACGAATTAATTCAGCCGTTTGCTGTGTCCATGTGACAAAATCAGTATCATACAACCGGATTGCTGTCTTGGAAATAGAAACCATGATTTTTTGCAATCTTGTTTGGATGGGTTATTAATCTACTATTTTAACTCTGAGTCAGTAAAAGAATTTGTATAGCACTAGTAGTCTGCCAAAGACATTTTGACGGATAGAGAAGAAACGAACCGCGTTCGCGGTAGCGTTGCAAAGCAAAGACCGCAAAGACCGCGAAGGAAGAAGGAAGATTTTTTTATTCGTCAATCTCTCAACACTTGGAAACCATAGATTTTCTGTAGGTTGGGTTGACGCAAGGAAACCCAACAATAATCAATAACAGCTTCAGGTAGAATTAATGATAATAGGTTACAACATACGACACATCACATATAATCATGACCACAGATGTAGAATATCAAGCAAGAATTACCAGCTATAACTGGGATGATTTAATAATATTATGGTCAGAAATTGAATCAGGTAATACGCCAAATTGGGATGCAGGTAAAGCATTAGAATATCTCGTTTTACGAGCATTTCAACTGAACAACACCGAAGTAACCTGGCCTTATAGCGTGTATTTAGATGGAGAAGAAATAGAACAAATTGACGGAGTAGTTTATGCAGATGGCTTATCTTGTATAATAGAATGTAAAGACACAGCAAAACCTGTTAAAATTGAACCTATAGCCAAGTTAAGAAATCAACTATTACGCAGACCAGCAGCAACTATTGGGAGTATATTTAGTCGTAGTGGATTTACAGAAGCATCGGAAACCTTAGCTGGATTTGTTGCACCTCAAACTATTCTATTGTGGGGAGGAGAAGAAATTAAATATTCTTTAGAAAATGAGTGTATACGTAGAGCATTAATCAAAAAATATCGTATTTGTGTTGAACAAGGACTAGCTAATTACAGCATTAAAACAGAGGTTCTATCATGACTTTATCTTATATAGTATTAGAAGGTAATAAAAACCAAGAAATCTTAGAAAAATTACTACCTGAAAATCTGATTCAAGATGTGAAAATAATAGTAGGTGACAGTCAGTATGAAGTAAGATCATTAGCAAGTTCACTACTCGCTACTAGAAATACTCCTGTTATCTTAGTCCTAGATGCAGATACAGATAATGAATCTCAAATATTTGAAAAGCAAGATTTAATTAATTATTTATTGCGTCGAGCATCTTCTGGTATCCCTTTTCAAGTTTCTCTAGCTGTTCCACAAATAGAAATTATCTTAATACAAGATAAATCATTAATTGAAAAAATAGCACAACGTCAATTTAATGATTTAGAATGGAAATTTGCTCAAAGTAAACCTAAAGAATTTTTAGAAACAGTTTTAGGTAAAGAACAATCAATCAACGAGAGAATCTTTAGCAATATAAATGATGAAGAAATTAAGATATTGCAGCAACATCCATTAATACAAGAAATAATGATTTTCTTGTCATCTCTTACTACATCTTCTGTTGCAATTTAGAAAAGAGCAAATAAACCCAACATCGCTTTTTTGTATCTAACTAGAGTGGGAAAGGCTATATCTTCTTATCTGTTATAATGGCGAATGATAAAGTTAACCGCAAAGTAATGATTAAATTACAAGAATTGCAAGAACAGGTATTAGAATTACCAATCAAAGAACGCTGGACTCTTGTACAAACCTTACTAGCATCAATTCAACAAGAAACACTATTTTCTATTCCTCCTCAACATACCCTAGAAGGTTTATCTGAACTTGACCCCTGGACACAAAGCCTAATAGGTGTAATTAGCTTAGAATCAGAAAATCCAGAGGAAAGTTATGTTAATTACCTAGAGGAGAAATATAGTTGAAACAGGTATTATTTGACAGCGATGTTTTACTAGATATTTTAGCACAGCGTCAACCGTTTGTTCTTGCCTCAGCACAAGCATTAAATACAGTCATGAAAAGACAGGTGCAAGGCTTTGTTTCAGGACACGCTGTCACCAATATATTCTATATTTTACGCCGTCAAATTGGTAGCGAAGCAGCACGTAAATTAATAGAAAACTTATTGCAAAATATTAAAATTGCCAGCGTTACAGATGAAGTAATTCATCAAGCTTTGCAAAGTGCAATTAAAGATTTTGAAGATGCGGTGACAAGTGCAGCAGCAATGGGCGCAGGTTTAGAAATAATCGTAACACGAAATAAATCTGATTTTGCAGAGTCTTCAATACCGGCAATGTTGCCAGAAGAGTTCTTGAAAATGCTTTGAAAAGTAAGTAGGTTGGATTGACGCAAGTAAACCCAACAAAACCCACCATTAATAGGGATACGTTTTCAAAATTCCGTGATGCCTCCAGCACACTACATGAACATAAATCAAATAGGATTGCTATACAACGGTATTAGACTAACTAATATAAGTAATTAAAATAATTACGAATCAATAGCAACAAATCAACATAACTGCTCGTCTAGTGTAATTGTTCTCCAAAATAAGCAGATTTGAAAGGGTGATCACTATGAAGTATTGGCTAGGGACAATTTCTTTGATTGTATTAATACAAAGCTTTCCATTAATTGAACTAACACAAGCACAAGAAAATATTCCTGTCATTAAATCAGATTATATTCAGAAAGTGCTGGAAACAAAATTAATGGATAACTTTCCCGATGGAAAATTTTATCCAGAAAGATTAATTAGTCGTGCAGAATTAGCAGGAGTTTTAGTTAAAGCTTTTTATTTAGATAAACGACAAGCTGCAAAACAAGAAAAACCCATATTTGTGCCAGATGTACCCAGTTCTTATTGGGCATATGAAGATATTCAGACAGTGCTGAAAACTGATATTATGAAAGGTTATCGGGGCAATATGTTTTTCCCAAACCAAAGGGTAACAAGAGCGGAAGGTTTAGCGATTTTTGCCCAAGCTTATGGAGTTTTTCAGTTTTCTGAGCCAACCGTCAACGAAATTTTGACCCCATACCCAGATGCAGCGTCTATACCTAATTGGGCTAGAAGAGCGATCGCAACCGTCATCACCGAAGATTTAATTAATATAGATCCTCAAGGTAAGATTAACCCATTAAGTCCCATGACCCGTGGCGATCTTGCTTACGTCTTAAGTAAATATTTGCAACGTCAACAAAAACAACCAGAAACTCCAATAGTACCCGGTATTCCCCAACAGCCATAATTTGGATTGTCAAGGTAGAAAATGCCATAAAATACAAGCATTTTTAGTTACTTTCAACACAAGTAACTAAAAAAGTACAACATCAAAAATCTTGTATTCAAACAAAAATCTGAATCTATGCCTTGTTCCAGCAATGTATTGTTAACAAAAGCTATACTACAACAACAACATTGGTAACAGTAGGATTCTTGTCGCCACCTGAGGTGAGAAAATCAAAAGAATGCCAAAAATAGAGTTTAGAGAGGAAAATCCTATAATATGCATCTGAGTGAAATCACCCATCCTAACCAGTTGCACGGTTTGTCGATTCGACAATTACAACAAATTGCCCATCAAATTCGAGATAAGCACTTACAAACCGTTGCAGCAACAGGAGGGCATTTAGGTCCCGGCTTGGGAGTTGTAGAATTAACCCTAGCGCTTTACCAGACGCTGGATTTAGATCGGGATAAAGTCATTTGGGATGTAGGCCACCAAGCTTATCCCCACAAACTACTCACAGGTCGTTACAGTGACTTCCACACCCTCAGACAAAAAGACGGAGTTGCTGGTTATCTCAAGCGTTGCGAAAACAAATTTGACCATTTTGGGGCAGGACACGCTTCAACCAGTATCTCAGCTGCCTTAGGCATGGCTTTAGCCCGTGACTTAAAAGGGGAAAAATTTAAAGCTGTAGCTGTAATTGGAGATGGTGCTTTAACTGGTGGTATGGCTTTAGAAGCTATCAACCATGCGGGACACCTACCCAAAACGAACCTGCTGGTAGTTCTCAACGACAACGAGATGTCCATATCTCCCAATGTCGGTGCAATTCCCCGCTATCTCAACAAAATGCGCCTTAGCCCACCGGTGCAATTTATCAAAGATAATTTTGAGGAACAAGTTAAACACATTCCTTTCGTTGGTGAGTCGCTTTCACCAGAACTAGATCGCATCAAAGAAGGGATGAAGCGTTTGGCAGTTCCCAAGGTAGGTGCAGTTTTTGAAGAACTGGGCTTTACCTACATGGGGCCAGTTGATGGACATAATTTAGAGGAATTAATTGCTACTTTCCAACAGGCACATCAAATGACAGGCCCTGTTTTGGTTCATGTAGTGACAACTAAAGGCAAAGGCTATGAAATTGCTGAAAAAGACCAAGTAGGCTATCACGCCCAAAACCCCTTCAATGTATCCACTGGTAAGGCTATTCCTTCCAATAAACCCAAACCCCCTGCTTATGCTAAAGTCTTTTCTCACACTTTAGTCAAACTTGCTGAACAAAACCCGAAAATCGTTGGTATTACAGCAGCAATGGCTACAGGTACGGGTTTAGACAAACTACAAACTAAACTGCCTAATCAATATATTGATGTCGGTATTGCTGAACAACACGCTATCACCCTAGCAGCAGGTTTAGCCTGTGAAGGAATGCGTCCTGTTGCGGCTATTTATTCCACCTTCTTACAACGCGCTTACGATCAAATCATTCACGATGTTTGCATTCAAAACCTGCCTGTGTTCTTCTGTTTAGACAGAGCAGGAATTGTGGGTGCTGATGGACCTACTCACCAAGGTATGTATGACATTGCTTATCTACGTTGCATCCCCAACATGGTAGTGATGGCTCCTAAGGACGAAGCCGAATTACAACGGATGGTTGTTACTGGTATTAATCATACTAGTGGCCCTATTTCCATGCGCTTCCCTCGTGGTAATGGTCACGGTGTGCCTTTGATGGAAGAAGGTTGGGAACCTTTGGAAATCGGTAAAGGGGAAATTCTCCGTCAAGGTGATGATGTGTTAATCGTCGGTTACGGCACAATGGTTTATCCAGGAATGCAAGCGGCAGAAATTCTCAGTGAACACGGTATTGAAGCAACTGTGATTAATGCCCGTTTTGTTAAGCCTTTGGATACTGAGTTGATTTTACCTTTGGCTAAACAAATCGGCCGGGTTGTCACTTTAGAAGAAGGTTGTTTAATGGGTGGCTTTGGTTCTGCTGTAGCTGAAGCTTTAATGGATGCTGATGTTTTGGTTCCTGTGAAGCGGATTGGTGTACCAGATATTTTGGTAGATCATGCGACACCTGATCAATCTTTTGCAGCTTTAGGTTTAAGCAGTCGGCAAATTGCCGAAACTGTTTTGGAAGCTTTCTTTAAGAAACAAGCTGCTGCTGCTGTGGTGTAATTTATCGAAAATTCTCTTGTTCCCATACAGAGTATGGGAATTTAATTTTTAAAGGCTCTGCTTTCCTTTATCCTGGAGTCAGAGCCTATTTTTAGAGACTTCCAAATCAAAACATATCCCAAAATTTCTTGTGGTGCAGGCCGAAAAGCCTGCTAAAAATAGAAGGACGGGCAAGATGCCCATCCCACAAGATTGGATCATCTTTTTTGTGGAGTTCTCTTATAGTCTGATTAAGGATTTTCAAGGTTAATGGTTTTTTGATTAATCAGAATTATAGGGTTTTCGGTTGAGTGATATACAAGAAACCCAACTCCATTATCACTGTAGGGAGGAGACTATGATGTATCTCCTTCAAGTGCATACCACTGTATCAATAGTAAACAATTAAACAAAACCGAAGATATCCGTAGCGTCTACTAATTGCTGCTGTATATTAAAATACTTTCGACAGATTTGTGAAAATATGACTGGAAGCTGGGCGCTAGTGAGGTTAAAATCGCAAACAAGGTCTAACTCTGAAGTAAAACTAACTATGAAGACGGCTGAAAAATTGGCTGCTGGTTGGCTGCTCACACTCGGATTCATGTTTTTAACGATATCAGTCTCAGCAGTAATTACAAAAAATACTACACTCAAGCCAATTTTGCCAGGTATAGATGATCAAGGTTTGGTGAAAGATTTTGTTAATCACGAAGCTCTTAACCAGCTGGATAATACAGCTACACAAGGTATAATGTTTGGCATTCCTACCGCAGTATTGGGAGGATGGTTAGCTTTGGGATTGTATAAGCAAAGCAAACAAAATAAAAAGGCGATTAATCAACAGATGAATGAACATTTGCGATCGCTAGAGCAAGCGAAATTATCGCAATTTTATCAAATGCTACAAGAGAATCAAGGACGAGTCACTCTGCTAGGCTTTGCCATGCAGTCCCAATTACCAGCAACCGAAGCCAAAGAATATTTAGATGCAAAAGCTAAAGAATTCAATGCAAATTTTCAGGTTAACGAAGAAGGAGGCGTATCATATCATTTTGATGTGTAAAGTACCAACACCAATTTACGCCTAAGTATGATGACGCAGATTTTTTTGACTGTAGCTGCCATTTTTGGCGGTTTGTCTGTTGCTGGTGGTGCTTTTGGCGCTCATGCTTTGCGGGAAAAAATCAGCGATCGCGCTTTAGAAATCTTCGATACTGGCGCTCGCTATCAAATGTACCACGCTCTAGCACTCTTGTTTGTCGCCATGCTCATGAGTCGCATACCCTCTCCACCATTAACCTTGGTAGCCAGTGGTTGGTTATTTATAGCTGGTGTGGTTATTTTTTCAGGTAGCTTATATGCCATCAGCTTAACAGGTATCAAATCCTTGGGTGCGATCGCACCTTTAGGAGGCATATCATTGATGGCTGGTTGGGGTATTTTAGCTTTTGCTGCTGCAACTATCAAGTTTTAATAAATAGCTCAATATAAATTCTTGTGGTGCGGGCATCTTGCCCGCTAATAATACAAGGACGGGCAGGATGCCCATCCCACACGATTGGATCATCTTTTTTAGTAATCTTATAAAAGTTCAAATCTCAACTAGTACACAAAATATTTTAAATGTCTC includes:
- a CDS encoding DUF29 domain-containing protein, which codes for MVSISKTAIRLYDTDFVTWTQQTAELIRAEKWDRVDWDAVVEEIESLGRSDRRELKSRLEVLLQHLLKWQYQPSLRSGSWQNAIAEQRNRIEDLLQDSPSLNPYLEEVLADCYRRGKKLASNETEIPQNTFPADLPYSVTQILDMEFLP
- a CDS encoding DUF423 domain-containing protein, whose amino-acid sequence is MTQIFLTVAAIFGGLSVAGGAFGAHALREKISDRALEIFDTGARYQMYHALALLFVAMLMSRIPSPPLTLVASGWLFIAGVVIFSGSLYAISLTGIKSLGAIAPLGGISLMAGWGILAFAAATIKF
- a CDS encoding PP2C family protein-serine/threonine phosphatase, with translation MSQVPSHPTESNSSATTDVTPVVALKELVARLHREQNKIQDLLSSLGFALRSFNNLNQFLELIPLMATRVTDAEGSALFLYKPNGQIRLEQLHWQDSQQRKNIRKALENASSQITLVPNSVPLATTTGILDAQMHHYLGPDVQIFGTAILVKHTERGWLYVLSRDPDYSWTETRQKLVRLVADQTAVAIENDELAVELRKKERLDQELEIGAEIQRRLLPRQCPSIPGVVLAARCKPANRVGGDYYDFIPTNHHQLPSNNHKGSAEDACWGLVIGDVMGKGVPAGLIMTMMRGMLRGEVLHGNSAAGILQNLNRVMYADLENSHRFVTLFYSEYNPRTRILSYSNAAHNPPFWWHAATKNVTRLDTLGMLIGLDANSQYEDAHVQLESGDTIIYYTDGLTDASAAGGDRFDEENFITSFNFACRYCNGPQEIVDYLFDKVEEFIGPDKQNTDDMTLVVLQIL
- a CDS encoding PIN domain-containing protein; this encodes MKQVLFDSDVLLDILAQRQPFVLASAQALNTVMKRQVQGFVSGHAVTNIFYILRRQIGSEAARKLIENLLQNIKIASVTDEVIHQALQSAIKDFEDAVTSAAAMGAGLEIIVTRNKSDFAESSIPAMLPEEFLKML
- a CDS encoding restriction endonuclease — encoded protein: MTTDVEYQARITSYNWDDLIILWSEIESGNTPNWDAGKALEYLVLRAFQLNNTEVTWPYSVYLDGEEIEQIDGVVYADGLSCIIECKDTAKPVKIEPIAKLRNQLLRRPAATIGSIFSRSGFTEASETLAGFVAPQTILLWGGEEIKYSLENECIRRALIKKYRICVEQGLANYSIKTEVLS
- the dxs gene encoding 1-deoxy-D-xylulose-5-phosphate synthase, which codes for MHLSEITHPNQLHGLSIRQLQQIAHQIRDKHLQTVAATGGHLGPGLGVVELTLALYQTLDLDRDKVIWDVGHQAYPHKLLTGRYSDFHTLRQKDGVAGYLKRCENKFDHFGAGHASTSISAALGMALARDLKGEKFKAVAVIGDGALTGGMALEAINHAGHLPKTNLLVVLNDNEMSISPNVGAIPRYLNKMRLSPPVQFIKDNFEEQVKHIPFVGESLSPELDRIKEGMKRLAVPKVGAVFEELGFTYMGPVDGHNLEELIATFQQAHQMTGPVLVHVVTTKGKGYEIAEKDQVGYHAQNPFNVSTGKAIPSNKPKPPAYAKVFSHTLVKLAEQNPKIVGITAAMATGTGLDKLQTKLPNQYIDVGIAEQHAITLAAGLACEGMRPVAAIYSTFLQRAYDQIIHDVCIQNLPVFFCLDRAGIVGADGPTHQGMYDIAYLRCIPNMVVMAPKDEAELQRMVVTGINHTSGPISMRFPRGNGHGVPLMEEGWEPLEIGKGEILRQGDDVLIVGYGTMVYPGMQAAEILSEHGIEATVINARFVKPLDTELILPLAKQIGRVVTLEEGCLMGGFGSAVAEALMDADVLVPVKRIGVPDILVDHATPDQSFAALGLSSRQIAETVLEAFFKKQAAAAVV
- a CDS encoding S-layer homology domain-containing protein, whose product is MKYWLGTISLIVLIQSFPLIELTQAQENIPVIKSDYIQKVLETKLMDNFPDGKFYPERLISRAELAGVLVKAFYLDKRQAAKQEKPIFVPDVPSSYWAYEDIQTVLKTDIMKGYRGNMFFPNQRVTRAEGLAIFAQAYGVFQFSEPTVNEILTPYPDAASIPNWARRAIATVITEDLINIDPQGKINPLSPMTRGDLAYVLSKYLQRQQKQPETPIVPGIPQQP